The proteins below come from a single Dinghuibacter silviterrae genomic window:
- a CDS encoding hybrid sensor histidine kinase/response regulator yields MNKPRTLNILLVDDRPENLLVLEELLAAEGRRFVRASSGQEALRYLLKGAIGLILLDVQMPDMDGFEVASLIKGNPATRDIPIIFMTAISKDEKYALKGYVGGAIDYLYKPLSPDITRAKIQVFEQLFHRQEDLREANARLVQMNQQLEDLNMQKNYLLGMAAHDLRNPIGAIAQLSQLLLSGIEGPVSEEQTKFLTAIRESSDYILHIIEDLLDVSKIESGKMSLDIQPTDVHTLLARSLSIHRLIAEKKDIRLELRADTRTAYLYLDAVKIEQVVGNLVSNAIKFSPKNTTVVVHAQEQNDQLLISVKDQGLGIPKEEQYKLFSGFQTTSVRATAGEKSTGLGLLICAKIVQAHGGAIHLQSETGVGSTFWFTIPVTVAEHVMEADLPRGREYSPFSTGLAAAEKNDVSTQAKTILVVEDDKVAQLVVKKVLSRLGYKALVTDSAEEAIDLLQKTDVGMIFMDVHLPGISGIEATRRIRKLPDLAKQNVPVVGLTASRAEEEIDECIRAGMNLCIRKPVMVAELLKTLGA; encoded by the coding sequence ATGAACAAACCACGAACACTGAACATCCTGCTGGTGGACGACCGCCCGGAAAACCTGCTGGTACTCGAAGAATTGCTGGCCGCCGAAGGCCGGCGGTTCGTGCGCGCTTCTTCCGGCCAGGAAGCGCTCCGCTACCTCCTCAAAGGAGCTATAGGTCTTATCCTGCTCGACGTCCAGATGCCCGACATGGATGGTTTCGAAGTAGCCTCCCTGATCAAAGGCAACCCCGCCACCCGGGACATCCCCATTATTTTTATGACCGCCATTTCCAAGGACGAGAAATACGCCCTGAAAGGATACGTGGGCGGGGCTATCGATTATCTCTATAAACCCCTTAGCCCGGACATCACACGGGCCAAGATTCAGGTCTTTGAGCAACTGTTCCATCGCCAGGAGGACCTCAGGGAAGCCAACGCGCGGCTTGTGCAAATGAACCAGCAACTGGAGGACCTGAACATGCAGAAGAATTACCTGCTGGGTATGGCGGCCCACGACCTCCGTAACCCCATCGGCGCCATCGCCCAGCTCAGCCAGCTGTTGCTGTCGGGGATCGAAGGGCCCGTATCGGAGGAACAGACCAAGTTTCTCACCGCCATCCGGGAATCCAGCGATTATATCCTGCACATCATCGAAGACCTCCTCGACGTTTCCAAGATCGAATCGGGGAAAATGTCTCTGGACATACAACCCACGGACGTACATACTCTCCTGGCCCGCAGCCTGTCCATCCACCGGCTCATCGCGGAGAAAAAAGACATCCGCCTGGAGCTCAGGGCCGACACCCGGACCGCCTATCTCTACCTGGACGCGGTCAAGATCGAACAAGTCGTCGGTAACCTCGTCTCCAACGCCATCAAGTTCTCGCCAAAGAACACCACGGTCGTCGTCCATGCCCAGGAACAAAACGACCAGTTGCTGATATCGGTAAAGGACCAGGGCCTGGGCATTCCCAAGGAGGAACAATACAAATTATTCAGCGGATTCCAGACGACCTCCGTTCGCGCTACCGCGGGAGAGAAAAGTACGGGTCTGGGTCTGCTTATCTGTGCCAAGATCGTCCAGGCCCACGGCGGCGCCATCCATTTACAAAGCGAGACGGGCGTGGGGTCCACCTTTTGGTTTACGATCCCGGTGACCGTGGCGGAACACGTCATGGAGGCGGACCTTCCGCGGGGGCGGGAATACAGTCCCTTTTCCACAGGGCTTGCGGCCGCCGAAAAAAACGACGTGTCGACGCAAGCGAAAACGATCCTGGTCGTCGAGGACGACAAGGTCGCCCAGCTTGTCGTCAAAAAAGTGTTGAGCCGGCTTGGGTATAAAGCGCTCGTGACGGATAGTGCCGAGGAAGCCATCGATCTGCTCCAGAAAACCGACGTGGGGATGATCTTTATGGATGTGCACCTCCCTGGTATCAGCGGGATCGAGGCCACGCGCCGCATCCGGAAGCTCCCCGACCTGGCGAAACAAAACGTTCCCGTCGTGGGGTTGACTGCTTCCCGCGCCGAAGAGGAGATCGACGAGTGCATACGCGCGGGCATGAACCTTTGCATCAGGAAGCCCGTGATGGTGGCGGAGTTGCTCAAGACCCTGGGGGCATAA
- the typA gene encoding translational GTPase TypA, with the protein MQIRNIAIIAHVDHGKTTLVDKILHATHVFRSNQETGELIMDSNDLERERGITIFSKNASVTYKDVKINVIDTPGHADFGGEVERVLKMADGVILLVDAFEGPMPQTRFVLQKALQLNLKPIVVINKVDKPNCRPDEVHDAVFELFFNLDASEEQLNFPTFYGSGKNGWFNSSLTPCEDITPLLDGILQYVPEPKISEGTLQMQITSLDYSSFLGRIAVGKVTRGSIKENEPISLVMADGTVKKSRVRELYVFEGMGKKKVTEVLSGDICAVVGLEDFNIGDTIADFENPEALPVIKVDEPTMNMTFGINNSPFFGKDGKFVTSRHLRDRLIKETEKNLALRVEDTESGDTFMVYGRGILHLGILIETMRREGFELTVGQPRVIVKLIDGKKAEPYENLVVDVPQEFASKVIDLVTRRKGEMHVMETKGDIQHLEFEIPSRGLIGLRTQMLTNTQGEAVMAHRFTEYKAWKGAIPGRNNGVLLAKDNGTTTGYSLDKLQDRGFFFVDPGEEVYKGMIIGENNKPGDLVVNSNEGKKLTNMRASGTDAATNIAPKTVLTLEECMEYIQQDECIEVTPHFIRMRKSILDEDERKRVQKSMKAEEV; encoded by the coding sequence CCAACCAGGAAACCGGGGAATTGATCATGGACTCCAACGACCTGGAACGGGAACGGGGGATCACGATCTTCAGTAAAAACGCCTCCGTAACTTATAAAGACGTTAAAATCAACGTCATAGACACCCCGGGCCACGCCGACTTCGGGGGTGAGGTCGAACGCGTCCTGAAAATGGCTGACGGGGTCATCCTGCTGGTCGACGCCTTTGAAGGGCCCATGCCCCAGACCCGGTTCGTTCTTCAGAAAGCCTTGCAGCTCAACCTGAAACCCATCGTCGTCATCAACAAGGTCGACAAACCCAACTGCCGCCCCGACGAAGTCCACGACGCGGTGTTTGAACTCTTCTTCAACCTCGACGCCTCGGAAGAACAGCTCAACTTCCCGACCTTTTACGGTTCGGGTAAGAACGGCTGGTTTAACAGCTCGCTGACGCCCTGCGAGGACATCACCCCGCTGCTCGACGGCATCCTTCAATACGTCCCGGAACCCAAGATTTCCGAAGGCACCCTCCAGATGCAAATCACTTCCCTGGACTACTCGTCCTTCCTCGGCCGTATCGCCGTGGGCAAGGTCACCCGGGGCTCCATAAAGGAAAACGAACCTATTTCCCTCGTCATGGCCGACGGCACCGTCAAGAAGTCCCGCGTCCGTGAATTGTATGTCTTCGAAGGCATGGGCAAAAAGAAGGTCACCGAGGTCCTCTCCGGCGATATTTGCGCCGTAGTCGGTCTGGAAGACTTTAACATCGGCGATACCATCGCCGATTTCGAAAACCCCGAGGCCCTGCCCGTCATCAAGGTGGATGAACCCACCATGAACATGACGTTCGGCATCAACAACTCCCCCTTCTTTGGCAAGGACGGCAAGTTTGTCACCAGCCGCCACCTGAGGGACCGCCTCATCAAAGAAACCGAAAAGAACCTGGCGCTCCGCGTAGAAGATACCGAGAGCGGGGACACTTTCATGGTATACGGCCGGGGCATCCTCCACCTGGGCATCCTTATCGAAACCATGCGCCGGGAAGGTTTCGAGCTTACCGTGGGTCAGCCGCGCGTCATTGTTAAGCTGATCGACGGCAAAAAGGCAGAACCATACGAAAACCTGGTGGTCGACGTTCCCCAGGAATTCGCCTCCAAGGTGATCGACCTGGTCACCCGCCGCAAGGGTGAAATGCACGTGATGGAAACGAAAGGAGACATTCAGCACCTGGAATTCGAGATTCCCTCCCGCGGTCTCATCGGCCTCCGCACGCAAATGCTGACCAACACCCAGGGCGAAGCCGTCATGGCCCACCGCTTCACCGAATACAAAGCCTGGAAGGGCGCTATCCCCGGACGCAACAACGGGGTGTTGCTCGCCAAAGACAACGGCACCACCACGGGTTATTCCCTTGATAAGCTCCAGGATCGCGGGTTCTTTTTTGTCGACCCCGGGGAAGAAGTCTACAAAGGCATGATTATCGGCGAAAACAACAAACCCGGTGACCTTGTAGTCAACTCCAACGAAGGCAAAAAGCTCACCAATATGCGCGCCAGCGGCACCGACGCGGCAACCAACATCGCGCCCAAAACGGTGCTGACCCTCGAAGAGTGTATGGAGTACATCCAGCAAGACGAGTGTATCGAGGTCACCCCGCACTTTATCCGCATGCGTAAATCGATCCTCGATGAAGACGAACGCAAACGCGTTCAGAAGTCGATGAAGGCCGAAGAGGTTTAA